The Theobroma cacao cultivar B97-61/B2 chromosome 2, Criollo_cocoa_genome_V2, whole genome shotgun sequence genome includes the window ttgaaaaaaaaattacaagtgTTGAAACTCTCCTAGCTAGGGAACCCACATTGTCTCTGCACATGTCAATCCAGAAAGAACTtaatattcttcctttttcaaaCTGTCTATTCTCTCCTGTTGGCTGTTGATCTTTAATTTCTCCTTCGTATCTCTGAAAACGTCTATAAAAGGTTATGAATTTACTTGCCATATTACTCCagaaaggaaaatatattcTAATTCTAGCTTCCTTGTTTTACCAGGTAAGGGAAGAATATTCCATgggaaataaaatattataattctgGGGTTATGGCCTGGTTGAAAGCTGGCACTGATAACACGCCACGCTCTGGCACCCGCAAGTTTGTAGAAGACTTCTTCAAGTTAAGTCTTTTTAATTCAGATCACGTACAGTATCGATTGCAGGGCGTTTACACAACTGGAGAGCTTTGTTTAATTGTTTGTTATTTACGTAGAGAAGTAGGACAGACAAACCCTAAGTAACGTAGCTTGAATGTTTCAGTGTTGGCATGTAAACAGAATTTCATTTCCGGAGAAGCCTTTGACGGCCGCATTCGGtgggaaatgaaaatgagaggaaagtaataagaaaaaaaggcTTAGGTTGATTGAAagaaaatggtcattttgagGAAAAGGTAATCACTTTTCGGCGTAACTCTATGAAGCAAAATGTGATAAATTTATACCACTACATTCACATGGTTTTGATCATACCAAAGTACCCTCCAACTCCAACTTCTTTCATCTTGGCTTTACCCctctgttttcctttttcaaaggctattaatatgttttttttttttgaaagataagGCCATTAATATGTTAAAAACCCATTTAGAGACGACCCATAGTTTTCTAGAAAGATGACATATCTAATCTTCGAGCTGGATCTAATCTCCAAACCATGTTTGGCAATGGCAGAATTGGCTCTAAAAGTGGGGAAGGAGGGGGTTTTGGATCAATTTAATTGTAGTATGTTGGTCGGGCATCAACATGTCACAACGAAGTGTCCTAAAGCCACGCAAAAAGTGTTGCAGTGGTATTTATCATCACCATGATTATGATGAACCACTTGATCATGCCAACATGTGCATTAAAAGCATTAACCACATGGGATAGTTAGCAGTTTGAACGGTGAACCATCTCCCTAACATGGGCTggtttttttatctttatagACACCACCGCCGTGACTGCCTATCTCTTGCCTGCTGTCCCTGCGCTGTTCACGCGGCAAAGTTCTTTGCCTATAGTTAGCTTACTccattatacaaaaaaaaaaaatttgcatcATCctactattttcttttttacaaaaaCAGTACTAgtacttttcttcttttatttttgaaaagtactACTAGTACTTTTTTATTGGGGAAAAACCCAAAAGAGCTTGACCTTTTCCTTGGCTTCCCTGGAAAAGTTGGAAATAGAAATGGgccttatttgaattttcagcaGCGATAACATTCATTCATACCCAAAACATAAATGTTTTAgtagaaatatttttttaataaaaaaatgaattagtGAATTGCCAGCAGCTGACTACAATAGGGAGAGTTCACAAACAATGAACAAATTCACTGTACAGAACAATTCATCAAATACAAATCCCAGAATCAATGGacaaataaaatcattcatctttgtaaattcaattaattctACAAATCCTAAAATCAATTCTGTGCTAAAGAAGATTCCAGCTTCTCTTCCTTGGCAATCAAGAAACGTGGTTTCTTAGTCGGCAATGGACTTTCAACCTCTTGTTCTGCGTTGATTTGACTAAATCTTCCATCTTTGTTTTCCCCACAGAACTCTGGCAAAGCAGGCAGGTTCAGGTCAAAGTCAAAGTCGACGCGGTGGCTTTGGCTCAAGGCACCGCCGTCTGATAACGTCACCCCACTAACGCTAACGCTAACGCTACCACacttgttgttgttgttgttgttgttattGTTGCCACCTTCGTAGTGGCAGCGTTTGTGGCCTCCCAAGGCTTGGCCTGTAGGGAAAGTCTTGTGGCAGATGGAACATTCATGGGCCCTACCGCTACCGCTGATGGCGCTGGTGGCTGTGGTGCTGGTGGCAGATGGATTATCCCCGTTGGTGGTAGCAGCGTCGGTGGAGGGTTTGCGGTGGCTGGCTTTATGCCCACCCAGAGCTTGGTAAGAAGGGAAAGCCTTGTTACATACACTGCACTTGTAAGACAACTTCAAAGCTGGCGGAGCCGGGGCGGGAGCAGCCGCTGGTGATGACGAGGAAGATAATTGACGAGGATGATCATCATCGTTGGTGGAGCCACGAGCTAGCATGATGAGACAGAGAGCAAGGTACTCTTCTTCAGTCGTAGGAGACTCACTCCGTGGTCGCTTCGAACGTTTGCCCTTCTTCCATGTCTCGAGATAATTGTTGTCGATGTCCTCATATTTATTGCTGAAAGTTGTAGCAGTGGTAGGAGAATTCAGAGCTTCAAGAGCCATCCTCTTCAAATTCTCCAAATTCAATCAAGCTTTGAGAAAGATTGAGAAAGATGGAAAAGAAAGGTAGAATAGTGATGCcctttttattgattttttctttttcctttttttgagAGGTTTGAGAGAAGCGAGTGAAAATCGGTGTGGCTGTAAGGGGATTATATAGAAAGGAGTGGAGAGGGGAGTGGGAAAAGAGTGGGGGGGGGGGTGAGTTTGGTAGGAACAAGTGAAGTCGGTCAACTAAGAGCAAGGGTGAAGTGGGAGGCGGGGTGGAGACTGAGCTTCTTTTGAGATACAATATGACTGCTTCCAAGTCAAAACAATGCTACGCCTGCGCTTATTAGTACTAATACAATTTAGCGACCCCTACTCCCCCCACAGACAATTTAGAAAGGGTAAACGAACCCACCCACTCGGCTTTTGGGTCTTACTGCGTGTACCGCACGTCTCAGTTGGTCAAAATCTGATCTAATCTCACTGTGGTTGAATGAAATCAAACTCTTTTATTAATCACAAAAATCTTGGAAGATTTTTTCACTGAATTTTTATGTCAAATCTATGAAATTACACCGCTTGGAAGATATAGTCATTTAGATGGGATTTCTCTTTGATTAGGCAGGGTTTCTGGATTGTTCATGATGCAGCAATGAAAGAAGGAATATACGATAACAATGGAAATTACATTGTgactattatatatttatgatgCAATCAGCTTAGGGGAATGTAGTGGACCCTCGCtcattaaatattatattaattacatAATAGATAATTCGGCATGCTctgctttgtttttattaagaaCCAAGGGGGAAAATGTGCCCCTCTTGCTTGCCTGTTTGTCTAGGAGAAATTTCcaaaaaatgggatttttttttgtacctGTAAAACCGGCTGTCTTATCACTCAAGAAATCACTTTTGCCCTTAGCATGtgtttttcattaatattttcGCCCCATtgcttcttcatttcttccCAGTTCTGGACGATGCTCCAAGTTGCAGGCTTTCTGGCCAACCAAATATGTTAAAATGAAACCAGTGCCCATGACTtggtaaattttaattggttcTGAGATAGCAGCTCGGCATTTTGTTGCTTTGCTTATTTGTGCTTTGTTTTCGGTAATTCATTGTTGGTTGGCCTCTAGAAAGACAGCTAATTCCTGAGAAACTCCATTATTGGCCACGTGTGGAACACCAGTCCGATGATTATCTTCGTTGCTTTCCAGAATAAACAAATCTCCTTCACCCTTGACTCTTCCTCTCTTTACCACTCTACCCCTTCTgaattttcaatgattttcaaaaagaataaatgtGCGTAAATATCTAGAAAGTAGGAGGCTAGAAGCCATCCTTTTACTTTAGTTGCCTTCAATattgtaaaattaattttaattgtataGTTTAATACATGTTAgaataatcataatttaataaattttttatttatttaaataaataattttaaaattaattctttataaattaataatttcaattaagtaatatttttaatcgATTTTGACTTGAGATCAtgtgataaattaataattcgttaaatttataagataatatattttttaaaaaatcacatAGATCTcacttgatatataaattaataatctctttatataacaaaattatatatatatatatatatatatatatatatgactcGATTAAAAAgtctttataaaatataactctcatgttactttttttttaaattgatgtcttttttaactttatttttaatttttcttaatgtattaactttttattttttattgttaaattttttatacttttgagataaaaagttattGTGTTTAATTTTACTATTTGTGATACTGTATGTTCTTAATTTGTATAGATGTTTTTACTTGATTTAATGTTTATGAAgcatattaattaaatatacattgaatgtaattttaatttgtagtAAAAATGACTAGAATCATGATTTCGATTTAATAAGACTGATAGTAGTCTTTAACACTTTTTGTCTTAAACAACAGCTGCGGTTCTTTGAAGCAAATTAGGTTTATATATATGTCCAATCTCCCCAAAATTGGATGTTTGTGgggttattttattttctttaattttctattgCTTTATATACTCATAAGGCCCAAAGTCGATTTTGATATTGTCAAttagtaaataaaatttacttatttataaaaaaaattcaatattttgaaaaaaaatattgataaattattttttattaattaatataaaaattatttaatttattaattaaataatatcttaattaattaataatttttcataatataaagatattaatttataaaaattttactgtatataaacttaattatagAATCGAGTTGAATGTGAAGATCGGAAAAACAATTcgattttgtttaaaaaacgAACAAAGAGTGAATGGTA containing:
- the LOC18608074 gene encoding zinc finger protein ZAT10, yielding MALEALNSPTTATTFSNKYEDIDNNYLETWKKGKRSKRPRSESPTTEEEYLALCLIMLARGSTNDDDHPRQLSSSSSPAAAPAPAPPALKLSYKCSVCNKAFPSYQALGGHKASHRKPSTDAATTNGDNPSATSTTATSAISGSGRAHECSICHKTFPTGQALGGHKRCHYEGGNNNNNNNNNKCGSVSVSVSGVTLSDGGALSQSHRVDFDFDLNLPALPEFCGENKDGRFSQINAEQEVESPLPTKKPRFLIAKEEKLESSLAQN